A single Thermoleophilia bacterium DNA region contains:
- a CDS encoding PH domain-containing protein, with translation MGAPAVFPSRVDAWLVVVVAGGFGVALYGGLADVTSDPSTWVTAFAGVVILVVIVAGLAVPCRYTLAADHLLIESGLLYRQRIPYRDISAVELSSNPLAAPALSLRRVKVSYGRRFQLVSPRDRDEFVRQLKGRVDLARALRT, from the coding sequence GTGGGCGCTCCGGCGGTGTTTCCCAGCCGTGTCGATGCTTGGCTGGTGGTCGTTGTCGCCGGCGGCTTCGGTGTGGCGCTGTACGGGGGGCTCGCCGATGTCACCAGCGACCCGAGCACGTGGGTCACGGCGTTCGCCGGCGTCGTCATTCTCGTGGTGATCGTCGCCGGCCTCGCCGTGCCGTGTCGCTACACGTTGGCAGCCGATCATCTGCTCATCGAATCGGGGCTGCTGTACCGTCAGCGCATTCCGTATCGCGACATCAGCGCCGTTGAGCTGAGCTCAAACCCGTTGGCGGCGCCGGCTCTCTCGCTGCGCCGGGTCAAAGTGTCGTACGGTCGCCGCTTCCAGCTGGTCTCGCCGCGCGATCGCGACGAGTTCGTGCGTCAGCTCAAGGGGCGCGTCGATCTGGCGCGCGCGCTGCGCACGTAG
- a CDS encoding GNAT family N-acetyltransferase, giving the protein MDLVIREARPGDAAAAIAILNPIIAAGSYVVFDAPLGEVEERRYIESLPPRALFLVAERADDGVIVGLQSVEPFAAHASAFDHVGVIGTYVDLDNLRRGIARRLFDATFVLARRRGFKKLFTYIRVDNSAALAAYTWHGFSIVGRAERHAKIGVRYIDEIIVERWL; this is encoded by the coding sequence GTGGATCTCGTGATCAGGGAGGCGCGGCCGGGCGACGCAGCCGCCGCGATTGCGATCCTCAATCCCATCATTGCTGCCGGTTCGTACGTCGTTTTCGACGCGCCGCTCGGCGAAGTGGAAGAACGGCGCTACATCGAGTCCTTGCCGCCACGGGCGCTCTTTCTCGTTGCCGAACGCGCCGATGACGGCGTCATCGTTGGGCTGCAGAGCGTTGAACCTTTCGCTGCTCATGCATCCGCTTTCGACCACGTCGGCGTGATCGGCACCTACGTGGACCTCGACAATCTGCGCCGCGGCATCGCCCGCCGTCTCTTTGATGCGACCTTTGTGCTGGCGCGACGCCGCGGCTTCAAGAAGCTGTTCACCTACATCCGCGTCGACAACTCCGCCGCCCTTGCGGCCTACACCTGGCACGGCTTCTCTATCGTCGGCCGCGCCGAGCGACACGCGAAGATCGGCGTTCGCTACATCGACGAGATCATCGTCGAACGCTGGCTCTAG
- a CDS encoding C-GCAxxG-C-C family protein: protein MEHGGVTNRVDDAVEFFARGYSCAQAVLLAYAPSVGIESGQAMRVAAGFAAGMRLAGTCGAVTGGVMVLGLSMCHDGCATREERARLADPVSDFSAEFARRLGALDCPAVLGCDLRTDEGWAQAEEQQLFRTVCLRAVREAATILDGMVPRA, encoded by the coding sequence GTGGAACACGGAGGAGTGACCAACCGGGTGGACGATGCCGTCGAGTTCTTCGCGCGCGGGTACTCGTGCGCCCAGGCGGTGCTCCTCGCCTACGCGCCGAGCGTCGGCATCGAAAGCGGCCAGGCCATGCGGGTGGCCGCCGGATTCGCCGCGGGGATGCGACTCGCCGGCACATGTGGCGCGGTCACCGGCGGCGTCATGGTGCTCGGTCTCTCCATGTGTCATGACGGCTGTGCTACACGGGAGGAGCGCGCGCGGCTGGCCGATCCCGTGAGCGATTTCAGCGCCGAGTTTGCGCGCCGCCTCGGGGCTCTTGATTGCCCCGCCGTCCTCGGCTGCGACCTGAGGACGGACGAGGGCTGGGCTCAAGCGGAGGAGCAGCAGCTCTTTCGGACGGTATGCCTGCGCGCCGTGCGCGAGGCGGCGACCATCCTCGACGGCATGGTGCCTCGCGCCTAG
- a CDS encoding SDR family oxidoreductase: MRLDGKVAAITGAGSGMGRAMAQLFAAEGAKIVAADWHHGALEETEALVTDAGGTFIGVEANVANQAEAETIIAAALDVYGRLDVLVNNAGVMDNNHGAAEMSNETWERVLGINLNGPMYLTRKAIPLMRATGGGSIINIASVAGVGGGAAGLAYTVSKHGLVGMTKQTAWRYALEGIRCNAIAAGAVATNIQQSVDLSKSDPVGSARAQAYYAAIPGQLQPADIANLALFLASDESAKINGAIIPADAGWLSA, encoded by the coding sequence ATGCGTCTTGACGGTAAGGTCGCGGCAATTACGGGTGCTGGCTCCGGCATGGGGCGGGCCATGGCGCAACTCTTCGCGGCTGAGGGCGCCAAGATAGTTGCCGCCGACTGGCACCACGGCGCTCTCGAGGAGACGGAGGCGCTGGTCACCGATGCCGGGGGCACCTTCATCGGCGTAGAAGCGAATGTCGCCAATCAGGCTGAGGCGGAGACCATCATCGCCGCCGCCCTTGACGTCTACGGTCGTCTCGATGTGCTCGTCAATAACGCCGGCGTCATGGACAACAATCACGGCGCCGCGGAGATGTCGAACGAGACCTGGGAACGTGTGCTCGGCATCAACCTCAACGGTCCCATGTACCTCACACGCAAGGCCATCCCGCTCATGCGGGCGACGGGCGGCGGATCGATCATCAACATCGCTTCGGTGGCGGGCGTCGGTGGCGGCGCGGCCGGGCTCGCCTACACCGTTTCCAAGCACGGGCTCGTCGGCATGACGAAGCAGACCGCCTGGCGTTACGCGCTCGAAGGTATTCGCTGCAATGCGATCGCCGCCGGCGCCGTGGCCACGAACATCCAGCAGAGCGTCGACTTGTCGAAGTCGGATCCGGTCGGCAGTGCGCGTGCGCAGGCCTACTACGCCGCTATTCCGGGCCAATTGCAGCCTGCGGACATCGCCAATCTCGCCCTGTTCCTGGCCTCAGACGAGTCTGCCAAGATCAACGGCGCGATCATCCCGGCGGACGCTGGGTGGCTTAGCGCCTAG
- a CDS encoding GyrI-like domain-containing protein, with translation MRAQLAETRVMCVVARTEQQGIREAWDQLDAPLDSFLGRRFYGVRNGGEYRACVAIEPGDDPADLGLEEWTIPGGTYVSTCITEWPRYTHHIKKRFASLERKADVDRSRPEIEYYVDASNLILYLPVQDG, from the coding sequence ATGAGAGCGCAATTAGCAGAGACGCGCGTAATGTGCGTGGTCGCGAGGACGGAGCAGCAGGGAATTAGGGAGGCTTGGGACCAACTTGACGCGCCGCTCGATTCGTTCCTGGGTCGCCGCTTCTACGGCGTCCGCAACGGCGGCGAATACCGTGCCTGCGTCGCCATCGAACCGGGCGACGATCCAGCCGACCTGGGTCTCGAGGAATGGACCATTCCCGGCGGCACCTACGTGAGCACGTGCATCACCGAGTGGCCTCGGTACACGCACCATATCAAGAAGCGCTTCGCGAGCCTCGAGCGAAAGGCCGACGTTGATCGTTCGCGGCCCGAGATCGAGTACTACGTCGATGCCAGCAACCTGATTCTCTACCTGCCGGTACAAGACGGCTGA
- a CDS encoding GyrI-like domain-containing protein: MASRRLKTDPEIVELPARTMAVVRTCGDPSELGERVFKALYGAVYTLKFALKKQGADLKVEPPRARWFAGESWRKVPREQWEAAWGLPIPEGTLEVPQKEPEPAVGVERWEYGTVAQILHVGEYADEEPTIARLHAFICDQGYEIAGPHEEEYQSRPGAKVQKTVIRYQVRPLASSASAE, translated from the coding sequence ATGGCGTCCAGGCGACTGAAGACAGATCCGGAGATCGTCGAGCTGCCCGCGCGAACCATGGCGGTCGTGCGTACGTGTGGCGACCCCAGCGAGTTGGGTGAGCGCGTCTTCAAGGCGCTGTACGGTGCCGTCTACACGCTGAAGTTCGCGCTCAAGAAGCAGGGGGCCGATCTCAAGGTAGAACCGCCGCGGGCGCGCTGGTTTGCCGGTGAGAGCTGGCGCAAGGTGCCGCGTGAGCAGTGGGAGGCGGCGTGGGGCCTGCCGATTCCCGAGGGCACGCTCGAAGTGCCACAGAAGGAGCCGGAACCGGCGGTCGGTGTCGAGCGCTGGGAGTACGGGACCGTGGCACAGATCCTTCATGTCGGCGAATACGCCGACGAGGAACCTACGATCGCGCGGCTGCACGCCTTCATCTGCGATCAGGGGTATGAGATCGCGGGGCCGCACGAGGAGGAGTACCAGTCGCGTCCCGGCGCCAAGGTGCAGAAGACCGTCATCCGCTATCAAGTGCGGCCGCTCGCGTCCTCCGCGTCGGCGGAGTGA
- a CDS encoding GNAT family N-acetyltransferase translates to MTVVEDGVRRPPGQLRAATPADLDAILELNRQWQHVTSSLDAATLAGLHAAADVHWLVESADGLLAFALAFREGAAYGSANYRWFAARYETFLYIDRIVVASRYQGLGVGARLYDALIARARSAGLPRVVCEIDLVPRNAASDAFHAHYGFVEVGTQWLGGGVKQVSLRSLDLGALAGAKERGGSLAATRGS, encoded by the coding sequence ATGACGGTGGTTGAAGACGGTGTGCGGCGCCCGCCCGGGCAGCTGCGCGCGGCGACGCCGGCCGACCTCGACGCCATTCTCGAGCTCAACCGTCAGTGGCAGCACGTGACGAGTTCGCTCGACGCCGCAACGCTCGCGGGTCTCCATGCCGCGGCGGATGTGCATTGGCTGGTTGAGTCTGCGGACGGTCTCTTGGCGTTCGCGCTCGCGTTTCGCGAGGGAGCTGCCTACGGAAGCGCCAACTACCGCTGGTTCGCTGCCAGGTACGAGACATTTCTCTATATCGATCGCATCGTCGTTGCCAGCCGGTATCAAGGGCTGGGAGTTGGGGCGCGCCTCTATGATGCGCTCATCGCTCGCGCCCGCAGCGCCGGCCTGCCGCGCGTGGTCTGCGAGATCGACCTGGTGCCGCGGAACGCCGCTTCGGATGCCTTCCATGCCCACTACGGCTTCGTCGAAGTGGGCACCCAGTGGCTCGGTGGCGGCGTCAAACAGGTCTCGTTGCGCAGTCTTGATCTCGGCGCTCTCGCGGGCGCGAAAGAACGGGGGGGTTCTCTCGCGGCAACGCGGGGAAGTTGA
- a CDS encoding N(G),N(G)-dimethylarginine dimethylaminohydrolase gives MNHRFTRAIVRPPAPTFADGCSTADLGAPDVALALQQHQAYCDALERAGCELTVLPALHAYPDSTFVEDAALILSDRGAILTRPGAQSRAGEVAAIRATITEFFPDVAEIVAPGTLDAGDVCEAATHVFIGLSRRTNEEGARQLAAWLANHGYTSSTVDVRGIPEILHLKSGMCCLGGNRLTAISALADHPAFADYEVISVDEEEAYAANCLQVNDVVLVPAGFPKIAAKLRNKGYTLEVIAMSEYRKMDGALTCLSLRF, from the coding sequence ATGAATCACCGTTTCACACGCGCCATCGTGCGCCCTCCGGCGCCGACCTTCGCCGACGGCTGCTCGACCGCCGATCTCGGTGCGCCGGACGTAGCGCTGGCGTTGCAGCAACATCAAGCCTATTGCGACGCTCTCGAACGGGCCGGTTGCGAGCTCACAGTGCTGCCGGCCCTCCATGCCTACCCAGACTCGACGTTCGTCGAAGACGCAGCCCTGATCCTCTCCGACCGCGGTGCCATCCTCACGCGACCGGGTGCGCAGAGCCGCGCGGGCGAAGTGGCGGCCATCCGCGCCACCATCACGGAGTTCTTCCCCGACGTGGCGGAGATCGTGGCCCCGGGCACGCTCGACGCCGGTGATGTCTGCGAAGCCGCGACGCACGTCTTCATCGGCCTCTCGCGACGCACCAACGAAGAGGGCGCGCGCCAACTCGCCGCCTGGCTGGCGAACCACGGCTACACCTCAAGCACCGTCGATGTCCGCGGCATCCCCGAGATCCTGCATCTGAAGAGCGGCATGTGCTGCCTCGGCGGCAACCGCCTCACAGCTATTTCCGCACTCGCCGACCACCCTGCCTTCGCAGATTACGAGGTCATCTCCGTCGACGAGGAAGAGGCGTACGCGGCGAACTGCCTGCAAGTGAACGACGTCGTGCTCGTTCCCGCCGGCTTCCCCAAGATCGCCGCCAAACTCCGCAACAAGGGTTACACGCTCGAGGTCATCGCGATGAGCGAGTACCGCAAGATGGACGGCGCGCTCACCTGTCTTTCGCTGCGCTTCTAG
- a CDS encoding EAL domain-containing protein — translation MIALTAASGVGGPTAGAVMTGGLSLLALGAILVSLRLYRPSRRMPWLALFVALGLFVVAGVARSIANPVGNLTGSRPLLTDLVSFVGYLLVAFVLLSFSRTTVGDRLSQLSILLDGLIAAMAFAALAWVFLIQPICLSIGTPLSVQFVLVLYPAMSTLYVVMTLRIVLARGQERVTAYRMLLAAMVAAFVADTAYMFAELGQISVSPQFLDLPYVLAFVCAGAAALHPSMVRLTEPAREPLTITPRVRIALVAVALVTPTLLTLQETNSTSTTRLVLFVLMLAMTLAAVLRIVQALRVAERSEASMVYQAHHDLLTGLPNRVMMERHLSELLAGQSEDRHVAVLYLDLDRFKLINDTFGHSHGDELLVEVARRLRASVRPSDFVTRIGGDEFMVVMNAGRGVTQALDLAERLRVAIAEPFSVRGMTFHVSASIGVALAEGDDSAITAEVLVRDADTAMYRAKDGAYGAVAVFDETMRARVTERVRIERYLRQAVAEGQLYLAFQPIIGLGDGRPVGMEALVRWSHPVLGVVAPATFIPYAEDSGLITEIGGWVLDEALGRCASWISACPDMADLYISVNLSAVQLHDAQLADRVAGALAKHGLSGASLCLEITETVMMEDYATAAATIVRLRDLGVRVAVDDFGREYSALAYIKRFPVTDLKIDKSFISTLDVPESSDAALVGAIVGMARALGLTAVAEGVETDTQAERLLELGCDKAQGYLYSGPVDEEQLPRVIAALNGRATRRLSV, via the coding sequence GTGATCGCCTTGACGGCCGCGTCTGGGGTTGGCGGTCCGACCGCAGGCGCCGTGATGACGGGTGGTCTCAGCCTCTTGGCGCTGGGCGCCATTCTCGTGTCGCTGCGCCTGTACCGGCCGTCGCGGCGTATGCCATGGCTGGCGCTCTTCGTCGCCCTTGGGCTCTTTGTCGTCGCGGGCGTCGCGCGGAGCATTGCCAATCCAGTCGGCAATCTCACGGGGAGTCGTCCTCTCCTCACCGACCTTGTGTCCTTCGTTGGCTACCTGCTGGTGGCATTCGTGCTGCTCAGCTTCTCGCGGACGACGGTCGGTGATCGGCTGAGTCAGCTCAGTATCTTGCTCGACGGTCTCATCGCTGCGATGGCCTTTGCCGCGCTTGCCTGGGTGTTCCTCATTCAGCCTATCTGTCTCAGCATCGGAACGCCGCTCTCGGTCCAGTTCGTTCTGGTTCTCTATCCGGCGATGTCGACGCTCTATGTTGTGATGACGCTGCGCATCGTGCTCGCACGCGGGCAGGAGCGCGTGACCGCCTACAGAATGCTGCTCGCCGCGATGGTGGCGGCGTTCGTCGCCGACACTGCGTACATGTTCGCCGAACTGGGCCAGATCAGCGTTTCGCCGCAGTTCCTCGATCTTCCGTACGTGCTGGCGTTCGTGTGTGCCGGTGCGGCCGCGCTTCATCCGTCAATGGTGAGGCTCACGGAGCCCGCGCGCGAGCCGCTGACGATCACGCCTCGCGTGCGCATTGCTCTCGTCGCCGTGGCCCTCGTGACGCCGACACTACTCACGCTTCAGGAAACGAACTCGACTTCCACCACGCGCCTCGTACTCTTCGTCCTCATGCTGGCCATGACCTTGGCCGCGGTTCTGCGCATCGTGCAGGCGCTGCGCGTCGCCGAACGGTCGGAGGCCAGCATGGTCTACCAGGCGCATCACGATCTGCTCACCGGTCTGCCGAATCGTGTGATGATGGAGCGTCATCTCTCGGAACTCCTGGCCGGGCAGAGCGAGGACCGGCACGTCGCCGTGCTCTATCTCGACCTTGATCGCTTCAAGCTCATCAACGATACGTTTGGGCATAGCCACGGGGACGAGTTGCTCGTCGAGGTGGCGCGGCGCCTGCGCGCCAGCGTGAGGCCGAGCGACTTCGTCACGCGCATCGGCGGCGACGAGTTCATGGTCGTGATGAACGCCGGGCGCGGTGTGACGCAGGCGCTCGACCTCGCCGAAAGGCTGCGTGTCGCCATAGCGGAGCCGTTCTCGGTCCGAGGGATGACGTTTCATGTGTCGGCGAGCATCGGTGTTGCGCTTGCGGAAGGCGACGATTCGGCCATCACGGCGGAGGTCCTCGTGCGCGACGCAGACACGGCTATGTACCGCGCCAAGGATGGGGCGTACGGCGCGGTCGCCGTGTTCGACGAAACCATGCGTGCGCGCGTCACCGAGCGCGTCCGCATCGAACGCTACTTGCGCCAGGCGGTCGCGGAGGGGCAACTCTACCTGGCGTTCCAGCCCATCATCGGCCTGGGAGACGGCAGGCCAGTCGGGATGGAGGCGCTTGTTCGTTGGTCACATCCCGTGCTTGGCGTAGTAGCGCCGGCGACGTTCATCCCCTACGCGGAGGATAGTGGGCTGATCACGGAGATCGGCGGATGGGTGCTCGACGAGGCTCTTGGCCGCTGCGCATCTTGGATCAGTGCGTGCCCCGACATGGCTGACCTTTACATCTCGGTCAATCTCTCTGCTGTTCAGCTCCACGACGCTCAGCTTGCTGACCGTGTCGCCGGCGCGCTCGCCAAGCACGGACTGAGCGGCGCGTCTCTGTGTCTGGAGATCACGGAGACCGTGATGATGGAGGACTATGCGACTGCTGCTGCCACGATCGTGCGCTTGCGCGACCTCGGCGTGCGCGTTGCCGTCGACGATTTCGGCCGCGAGTACTCTGCGCTTGCCTACATCAAGCGCTTCCCGGTGACCGACCTCAAGATCGACAAGTCGTTCATCTCTACCCTCGACGTTCCGGAGAGCTCTGACGCCGCGCTGGTCGGCGCCATCGTGGGGATGGCGCGTGCGCTCGGACTGACGGCGGTCGCCGAGGGCGTGGAGACAGACACGCAGGCGGAACGGCTGCTTGAGTTGGGCTGCGACAAGGCACAGGGGTATCTGTACTCTGGGCCGGTGGACGAAGAGCAGTTGCCGAGGGTCATCGCGGCGCTCAATGGGCGCGCGACGCGACGCCTCAGCGTGTGA
- a CDS encoding winged helix DNA-binding domain-containing protein, translating into MVVRKDYLDEPARREIAARRLVALRLSGEPCSSPQEVVGWLAAVQAQDFGPAKWAIAQRTHIATEADLDRTYAAGHILRTHLLRPTWHFVLPADIHWLLTATAVRVAARTAHRMRQLDLDERTLARAADVISGALEGNVALTRRELAAALTAAGIACEGQRLPYVLMYAELDARLCSGPPRGAQHTYVALATRVPEAHPLDRDEALAELAGRYFRSHGPATDRDFAGWASLTLAEARRGREAARLHLQRDVFADGVYWSHQAVLAGSAPASSPASAVRLLHSYDEYIMGYTESKHVLVTAGSTPAATPSFSALVVMLGGRLAGYWRRRTARGVLGIEVDLKQRLDEERREALVGEARRYAAYAGVSAVKLTTFDGKEIARWNTEE; encoded by the coding sequence ATGGTCGTGCGTAAGGACTACCTGGATGAGCCTGCGCGTCGAGAGATCGCCGCGCGTCGCCTCGTTGCTCTTCGCCTCAGCGGCGAACCGTGTTCATCGCCGCAGGAGGTTGTCGGCTGGCTGGCTGCCGTACAGGCACAGGACTTCGGTCCCGCGAAGTGGGCAATCGCACAACGCACGCACATTGCGACCGAGGCCGACCTCGACAGGACGTACGCGGCCGGACATATCTTGCGCACGCATCTGCTGCGTCCGACGTGGCATTTCGTCCTCCCGGCAGACATTCATTGGCTGCTGACGGCGACGGCGGTGCGTGTCGCGGCGCGCACTGCTCATCGCATGCGCCAGCTCGATCTGGACGAGCGTACTCTGGCACGTGCCGCCGACGTGATCTCCGGCGCTCTCGAAGGGAATGTCGCGCTCACGCGCCGCGAGTTGGCGGCGGCGCTGACTGCGGCCGGCATTGCCTGTGAGGGCCAGCGCTTGCCGTACGTTCTCATGTACGCCGAGCTTGACGCGCGACTCTGCAGCGGGCCGCCGCGCGGCGCGCAGCACACCTACGTTGCGCTGGCGACGCGGGTCCCTGAGGCGCACCCGCTGGACCGTGATGAGGCGCTGGCCGAGCTGGCGGGCCGCTACTTCCGGAGTCACGGCCCAGCCACCGACAGGGACTTCGCCGGCTGGGCCTCTCTGACGCTTGCGGAGGCGCGCCGGGGACGCGAGGCGGCGCGCCTTCATCTGCAGCGGGACGTCTTCGCCGACGGAGTGTACTGGTCGCACCAGGCGGTCCTGGCTGGATCGGCACCTGCCTCATCCCCGGCGTCGGCGGTCAGGCTGCTGCATAGCTATGACGAGTACATCATGGGCTACACTGAATCGAAGCACGTTCTCGTGACGGCCGGGTCCACGCCGGCGGCGACGCCTTCGTTCTCTGCCCTCGTGGTGATGCTCGGTGGTCGACTCGCCGGCTACTGGCGGCGCCGCACGGCCAGGGGGGTCCTGGGCATCGAGGTCGACCTGAAGCAACGGCTTGACGAGGAACGCCGCGAGGCGCTCGTCGGTGAGGCACGGCGCTACGCCGCCTATGCCGGCGTCTCCGCTGTGAAGCTCACCACATTCGATGGGAAGGAGATTGCGCGGTGGAACACGGAGGAGTGA
- a CDS encoding uracil-DNA glycosylase family protein: MVGEQREVELVAHQARVAACRRCPHMIGPPVLGSPAAARILLIGQAPGPKEGELGRPFAWTAGRTLFNWLGQLGASEAEVRERVYLAAVCRCFPGKKPRGGDRVPTRDEIAACSQWLAAEAAILRPELVIPVGRLAIASVLPGSSGRRLDDVVGRLIRTELYGAMTDVVALPHPSGLSTWFKVEPGKTLLGGALSLLDAHPAWRTTFPRAGEANDVVS, translated from the coding sequence ATGGTTGGCGAGCAACGAGAGGTCGAGCTGGTAGCGCACCAGGCGCGCGTCGCCGCCTGTCGTCGCTGCCCGCACATGATTGGGCCGCCGGTGCTCGGCAGCCCAGCGGCGGCGCGCATCTTGCTCATTGGCCAAGCGCCAGGACCCAAAGAGGGCGAGCTCGGCCGGCCCTTCGCCTGGACGGCCGGCCGCACGCTCTTCAACTGGCTCGGACAGCTCGGCGCCAGCGAGGCCGAGGTCCGCGAGCGCGTGTATCTCGCCGCAGTCTGCCGCTGCTTCCCCGGCAAGAAGCCGAGAGGCGGCGATCGGGTCCCGACGCGGGACGAGATCGCCGCCTGCTCGCAGTGGCTCGCTGCCGAGGCAGCAATCCTCCGGCCCGAGCTCGTGATCCCCGTCGGGCGTCTGGCGATCGCTTCCGTGTTGCCCGGGAGTAGCGGCCGCCGATTGGACGACGTCGTCGGCCGCCTCATCCGCACGGAGCTCTACGGCGCAATGACCGACGTCGTCGCCCTTCCGCACCCCTCCGGGCTCTCGACGTGGTTCAAGGTCGAGCCGGGCAAGACACTGCTCGGCGGCGCTCTGAGCCTGCTCGACGCCCACCCAGCCTGGCGAACCACCTTCCCGAGGGCCGGCGAGGCGAACGACGTCGTCTCGTGA
- a CDS encoding methyltransferase domain-containing protein codes for MKAHRHHRAHGRSRWFGRAIGSPVRGIVHDPLHILFSEVRAGDQCLDLGCGGGFFTLPLARLVGSSGRVVAADIQPEMLEGVRRRADAAGLLDRIEPRLIGADGIGDVAAFDFVLAFWMLHEVPDQARTLSQLRRALKPGGRVLLAEPAGRVGEAAFARSVEMARDAGLRPIRAARISASRAVVLACDEE; via the coding sequence ATGAAGGCACATCGTCATCATCGCGCCCACGGCCGTTCACGGTGGTTCGGTCGCGCGATCGGCAGCCCCGTGCGCGGCATCGTCCACGACCCGCTACACATCCTCTTCAGCGAGGTGAGGGCCGGCGACCAGTGTCTCGATTTGGGCTGTGGCGGCGGATTCTTCACGCTGCCGCTGGCGCGCCTGGTCGGCTCGAGTGGGCGCGTCGTGGCCGCAGACATCCAGCCCGAGATGCTTGAGGGTGTGCGTCGGCGCGCCGACGCCGCCGGGCTGCTCGATCGCATCGAGCCGCGCCTCATCGGCGCGGATGGGATCGGCGACGTCGCGGCCTTCGACTTCGTGCTCGCGTTCTGGATGCTGCACGAAGTTCCCGATCAGGCGCGCACTCTGAGTCAGTTGCGGCGCGCGCTCAAACCTGGCGGCCGGGTTCTGCTCGCCGAGCCGGCCGGCCGCGTCGGCGAGGCCGCCTTCGCGCGCTCCGTCGAGATGGCGCGAGACGCCGGCCTGCGCCCGATCCGTGCCGCTCGCATCTCCGCGAGCCGCGCGGTCGTGCTTGCCTGCGACGAAGAGTAG